The genomic interval CGCCCCGTCATCCTGAACTCGATTCAGGATCCATCCCTCTGGATGCCGGATCGAGTCCGGCACGGCGGAGGGGGCGTGCCTCGAAAGCGCCGCCCTTCGATACACTCTCCGCTTCGCTCCGAGCACTCAGGGCTGTCGGTCTCCGTGCCGCGTACGAACCCGCCACCCTGAACCGCCGCCCCGTCATCCTGAACTCGATTCAGGATCCATCCCTCTGGATGCCGGATCGAGTCCGGCACGGCGGAGGGGCGTCCCGCCTTCCACTCTACCCTCATTATCAAACTCTGCATTTTCTATGTTTCATATGTCCTCCCGGCGGGGTATACACCAGTACAAGCAAGAGGACGAGACCTCGCTTCCTGCCCGGGATAAGGTTGGCGCCGGCCTGATAGGCATATCGGCGAGCAAGGGGGATGGCACCTCAGGTTGCCTCCGGGGTTCAGGAGAGGTCTTCCTCCGCTGTGGATTAATGCCTCCTGCGCCCGGATGAGGTTTTCACCGCTGACCCGGCGGCACGAACTCCGGCCAGGAGGCATTAACTCTGCCTCTCTCTGCTCTCGCTACAATCCCCGCTCAAATATCCTGCCTTCTACTTGACAAGGCAATAACATCTGTGTAATACTTAGCCAGATTATCACGCCCGCCTTGCGGGACGAACGGGGGCGGCGCGACCAAAAGGAGAACACACATGGCTGCAGAGATAAGGGCGCTTGGCGAGTTGGAGGCGCAGGTGATGGACGTCATCTGGGACCTCGAGCCTCCGATCAGCACTACTCAGGTATTCAAGATAATGTACCCCCAGCGCGAGCTGTCGTATTCCACCGTGATGCTCACCATGGCGAAACTGGCCAGGAAGGGCCTCCTCACGCAGACCCGGTCGGGCGAGCAGAAGACAGCCGCGTTTCACTACGGAGTGAAGATCACCAGGGAAGAGATGGCCCGCCAGATCATGGAGCACGCGTCCCGCATGATCATGGGAAAGAGCCTCGTCGAGGCGGTCAAGCAGATAGTGGCCAAGGCCCCCTAGCCGAGGGGCTCCCCCGGCAACCGAGATTTCTGTTGACAGCATGCCCTCCGGGCGGTATAATGCCGTTGGATAGTAGACGTATGTCTACTATTACTTCAGCCCGGAGGGTGAGATGAAGACAGACCAGCCTCGAAACAACCCGACATCCCGATACATCCCCCGCATCCCCGCGCCGCACCCCGACGGCCTGGAACTCGCGGCCGACCTCCTGCTCCTGGGGCTCGACCCGGACCCGGAGTATCCCGCGTACACCGAGTCGCAGCTCGCCGGCCGCGGACGACGCGCGCGCCGCACCCTGAGGTGCGGCAGCCCCTGCGACTGCGCCGACGCCCTCCTCGAGTCGGAACTCGACGACCTCACGCGCTCAGCCGGGCTCAGCGGCGAGGAACGGTCGGCCTGGAAGCTGATGCTGGACGGCAGCCCGCCGGACGAGATCGCAAGGGAGCTCGGAACCAGCCGGACGAGGGCCGTGCGGCTGGTCAACTCGGCCCGCAAGCGCGTGGCGGCGTCTGCCTCACAGGCCCGCGGGATCTACTCCGCCTATCTCAGCCTCGTGCGGCCGGACATATACCGCCCGGCCTGACCCCGATATGGTATACTGGTGGAGCAGCAGCGACGGACCACAGGAGGCGCGACATGACGCGAATAAGACCGCGGCGGCTGAGAGCTTCCGACCCTCTGCGGCGGCTCGCGAGAGAGACCCTTCTCTCCGCCGACGACCTCGTATACCCCATGTTCGTGATGCCCGGCGAGGGCGTCCGGCAGGAGATACCCTCCATGCCGGGGTGCTTGCGGCTCTCCGCGGACGAACTGCTGAAGGAGGCCGCGGAGGTCCGCGATCTCGGCATCCCGGCGGTCCTGCTCTTCGGCCTGCCCGAGGCGAAGGACGAGGTCGGCTCGGGCGCGTACGACCCCGACGGGATCGTCCAGCAGGCGGTCCGAAAGCTGAAGTCGTCCGTGGAAGGCCTGCTCGTCGTCACCGACGTCTGCATGTGCGAGTACACCTCCCACGGCCACTGCGGCGTCGTGCAGGACGGCAGGGTGCTGAACGACCGCACCCTCATCCTGCTGGCGAAGACGGCGGTCTCGCACGCCGCCGCCGGCGCGGACGTCGTCGCGCCCTCGGACATGATGGACGCCCGCGTAGGCGCGATCCGCGACGCCCTCGACGAGAACGGCTTCCAGGAGACCGCGGTCATGGCCTACTCCGCGAAGTACGCCTCGGCCTTCTACGGACCGTTTCGCGAGGCGGCGGAGTGCGCGCCCCGGTTCGGCGACCGGCAGGCGTACCAGATGGACCCGGCGAACTCCCGCGAGGCGCTCAAGGAAGTCGCGCTCGACGTCGAGGAGGGCGCGGACATCGTGATGGTCAAGCCCGCGCTCGCGTACATGGACGTGATCCGCCTGGTGAAGGACGCGACCGACTTGCCGGTGGCGGCGTTCAACGTCTCGGGCGAGTACAGCATGGTGAAGGCGGCGGCGGCGAACGGATGGATTGACGAGCGGAAGATCGTTCTCGAGATACTGACCTCGCTGAAGCGCGCGGGAGCGGACATCATCCTCACCTACCACGCGAAGGACGCGGCGCGGTGGATGCGAGAGGCGCGGGGTTGACCGGCCGAGGTTTGCGGCAGGCGCATATCCCCCCTCCCCTGAGAGGGAGGGGTCCAGGGGGAGGGGCCTGAGGCGTCAGGCCGTACCGAACCCCCCTCGACAGCCCTCCCCCTCAGAGGGGGGAGGGAGCGCCCTCCCGTCACCACCCTCCCGAGGAGACCCTCGCGCGGCCGCTCGTGCGCATCCCCGCGAACCCCGCGTACCTCGGCGCGATCCGAAGCGCGAGGGCGAGGGCCGTCACGCAGTCGTCGTGGTATCCCCTCCGCGCCTGGGTGCGGACGTTCCCCGAGGGCGTGACCTCGTACTCGTAGAGCTTCAGCTCCTCGATCAGCGGCTCGAGGCGCGGGTACGAGACCTCCCTCCGCGACAGGCGCAGGGCGAGGTTGTCCATCAGCTCCCTCTTGGTCTGCGCGTTGAAGACCACCCCCTCGATCTCCGCGCCGAGGCCGCGCTCCTCCCAGAGCTTCCGGCAGAGCATCTCCGTCACCGGGTCGCCGACGGAGGTCTGGTCCGCCGCGACGCCGACCACCCGGTGCCAGCACAGCAGGTCGGCCGCCCGCTCCACCTGCGACTCCCAGTCCATGCGGTTGAAGCGGTCGAGGCAGACGACATGGGACCTGTGGGACGAATGGGATCCATGTGACTCGAGAATCACCACCGCCGTGTAGTCCGAGTAGCGCGCCCAGTCTATCCCCGCGACGCGCGCGCCCTCCGCGGCCCGCCCCTCCTCCTCGCGGATTCCGGCCTGGACGTCGGCCCACGGGAAGACGGAACTCTGGTCGTCGAGGAACTCGGCCTCGTACTCGACCGCGAACTGCCTCTCCGCGAGCGAGGCCCTCTGCGCCTCGATGTACTCCCGGCTGATGTGCGGGTTCGCCCAGGAAGGGAAGCGGAAGGAGGACACTCTCTGAACCGCAGATGAACGCAGATTGGCGCCGATGTGATCAGGATTGCGGTCCTTCCCATCCGCGTTCATCGGCGTGTATCGGCGGTTGACATGCTGCCCCGCCGCGAACGCCCGGTAGAAGTGGTTCTTCCCGAACGGGGTCGAGACCATCACGAGCTGCCCGTCCCGGTCGGCGAGCATCGGGCCGAGGACCTCCTCGATCACCTCGTCGCGCACGAAGGCCGCCTCGTCCACGACCACCCGGTCGGCCGCGTGCCCGCGCAGGTTCCGCCCGTCCTCGTCCGCCGTGCGAGCCATGATACGGCTGTTCCGGAAGCGGATCTCCGTGTACGGCGTGCGGGTGATCTGCGTGCGGCGCCTCGTGTGCGGGCATGAGAGAAGCATCCTCTCGACGGTCCGCGCGATGAGCCGGGACTGGTCGTACGTTGGCGCGACGATCATCTGCACCGACCCGTCGAACGCCAGCGCGAAGGTGCACACGTCCACCGCGGCGGACTCCGTCTTGCCCCAGCGCCTCCCGCAGGCCGCGACCTTCACCGGGTGCTCGTCCATCAGCCACGCCATCTGGCCCGGGTGGGGCCTCCATCCGAAGAGCGCGGCCGCCAGTTCAATCCTCTTCGCCGGTCTCATCAGGCACCTCCGAAATCCGCCTCAGTATCGCCGAGAAGCCCTCCGACTCGCCGCCGTCCGCATGGTCGGCCGCGAGCAGGCCGCTCGCCTTGAGGAGGTCTATGATGACCTTGTGGCGCACCTTCTCGTCGCCCGACCTGATCATCGCCTCGAGTTCGCGCGAGGCCTCCACGACCCGCATGCTGATGAACCTGACCGCCGCAAGCCGGTTCTCCCGCACGAAGTCGCAGAGCGCCTGGGCGAACTCCGGGTCGCGCTTCCAGGCCTCGAGCGTGCGCCGCCCGACCTTCAGCATCC from Armatimonadota bacterium carries:
- a CDS encoding BlaI/MecI/CopY family transcriptional regulator; this encodes MAAEIRALGELEAQVMDVIWDLEPPISTTQVFKIMYPQRELSYSTVMLTMAKLARKGLLTQTRSGEQKTAAFHYGVKITREEMARQIMEHASRMIMGKSLVEAVKQIVAKAP
- the hemB gene encoding porphobilinogen synthase, which produces MTRIRPRRLRASDPLRRLARETLLSADDLVYPMFVMPGEGVRQEIPSMPGCLRLSADELLKEAAEVRDLGIPAVLLFGLPEAKDEVGSGAYDPDGIVQQAVRKLKSSVEGLLVVTDVCMCEYTSHGHCGVVQDGRVLNDRTLILLAKTAVSHAAAGADVVAPSDMMDARVGAIRDALDENGFQETAVMAYSAKYASAFYGPFREAAECAPRFGDRQAYQMDPANSREALKEVALDVEEGADIVMVKPALAYMDVIRLVKDATDLPVAAFNVSGEYSMVKAAAANGWIDERKIVLEILTSLKRAGADIILTYHAKDAARWMREARG
- a CDS encoding terminase family protein, whose product is MRPAKRIELAAALFGWRPHPGQMAWLMDEHPVKVAACGRRWGKTESAAVDVCTFALAFDGSVQMIVAPTYDQSRLIARTVERMLLSCPHTRRRTQITRTPYTEIRFRNSRIMARTADEDGRNLRGHAADRVVVDEAAFVRDEVIEEVLGPMLADRDGQLVMVSTPFGKNHFYRAFAAGQHVNRRYTPMNADGKDRNPDHIGANLRSSAVQRVSSFRFPSWANPHISREYIEAQRASLAERQFAVEYEAEFLDDQSSVFPWADVQAGIREEEGRAAEGARVAGIDWARYSDYTAVVILESHGSHSSHRSHVVCLDRFNRMDWESQVERAADLLCWHRVVGVAADQTSVGDPVTEMLCRKLWEERGLGAEIEGVVFNAQTKRELMDNLALRLSRREVSYPRLEPLIEELKLYEYEVTPSGNVRTQARRGYHDDCVTALALALRIAPRYAGFAGMRTSGRARVSSGGW